TCCGACCGCGGGTGAGATCACCATGCCGGGCGCGCCGTACCGGCTGTCGGCGACGCCCTGGCGCATCCGCCGTCCCGCACCGACGCTCGGCCAGCACACGGCGGGGGTGCTGGCGATGGTCGGCGTCGACGCGAGCGACGCGGGGGCCGGGGCATGACCAGGCGCGCACCGCTCGAGGGCATCCGTGTCGCCGACTTCACCTGGGTGTGGGCCGGCCCCCACTGCACCCTCCAGCTCGCGCACCTCGGCGCCGAGGTGATCCGGGTCGAGAGCGCGACGCGGCTGTGCGTCACGCGGCTGCTGCCGCCCTATGCGAAGTTCGAGCCGGGCCCGAACCGCAGCGGCTACTTCAACCAGTACAACCAGGGCAAGAAGAGCCTCACGCTCGACCTGAAGCGTCCCGAGGCGCTCGCCGTGGCGAAGCGGCTCTGCGCGGCGAGCGACGTGGTGGTCGAGAACTTCGCCGCCGGCGTGATGGACCGGATGGGGCTGGGTTGGGACGTCCTGCACGGCCTGCGTCGCGACCTCGTCATGATCGCGCTCTCCGGCTACGGCGCGACGGGCCCCGAGTCGACCAACGTCTCCTACGGGCCTGCGCAGGTGCCGCTCTCGGGGATGTCGTCGGTGACCGGCTATCGGGGCCATCCGCCGATGCACGTCGGCGTCTCCTACGGCGACCCGACCGGCGGGCTGCACGGGGCGGTTGCCGTACTGGCCGCCCTGCTGCATCGCGCCCGCACCGGCCAGGGCCAGTACATCGACCTCTCCCAGTGGGAGACCTCGATGGCCGTGCTGCCCGAGGCGCTCATGCGCTTCACGATGACGGGCGCGGCGCCGGAGCGCGACGGCAATCGTGATCCGCACATGGCGCCCCACGGCGTGTGGCAGGCCGCGGGCGACGAGCAGCGCTGGGTCGCGATCGCCGTCGAGGACGACGCCGGCTTCGCGCGCCTCGCCACGCTGATGGGCCAGCCGCAGCTCGCACGCGACCCGCGCTTCGTCACGCTCGCCGCGCGCAAGCGCCACGAGGAGGCTCTCGAGGAGCTGGTCGCGGCGTGGGCCGCGGGCGAGGACGCCGACGCGCTGGTGGAACGCCTCCAGGGCGCCGGCATCGCCGCCTTCGTGTCGGCGCGCAACCGCGATCTGGCCGAGGACCCGCATCTGCGCGAGCGCGGCTTCCCGGTGACGCTCGAGCACCCCGAGGTCGGAGCGATGATGCATCTCGGCGTACCGTGGCGCATGTCGGCGAGCGACAGCCGCGTGCGCCGCGCCGCCCCCTGCCTCGGGCAGGATACCGACCAGGTGCTGCGCGACGTCTGCGGCTACGGCGACGACGAGATCGCCGCCATGCGCACCGCCGGCACCCTGGCCTGACGCCGGCGCGGCCTGCGGCC
The genomic region above belongs to bacterium and contains:
- a CDS encoding CoA transferase, which translates into the protein MTRRAPLEGIRVADFTWVWAGPHCTLQLAHLGAEVIRVESATRLCVTRLLPPYAKFEPGPNRSGYFNQYNQGKKSLTLDLKRPEALAVAKRLCAASDVVVENFAAGVMDRMGLGWDVLHGLRRDLVMIALSGYGATGPESTNVSYGPAQVPLSGMSSVTGYRGHPPMHVGVSYGDPTGGLHGAVAVLAALLHRARTGQGQYIDLSQWETSMAVLPEALMRFTMTGAAPERDGNRDPHMAPHGVWQAAGDEQRWVAIAVEDDAGFARLATLMGQPQLARDPRFVTLAARKRHEEALEELVAAWAAGEDADALVERLQGAGIAAFVSARNRDLAEDPHLRERGFPVTLEHPEVGAMMHLGVPWRMSASDSRVRRAAPCLGQDTDQVLRDVCGYGDDEIAAMRTAGTLA